In a genomic window of Dissulfuribacter thermophilus:
- the sat gene encoding sulfate adenylyltransferase, with protein MSRFLIKRPLPHGGRLVERVVRDPERAKKMIKGCPTYDIQPTLHYETGVPVRNVYREIMSICYGFFSPVEGSMCQAEVERILKERRLLNEWIFPYPLVFDISKEDYKKLGVGSGDRLVLNLKGKPFAILDIEEVWEISDTEELAHKTFGTPEDNPEVVRERFNKKHPGWVIYKSLNPIVLAGKYTIINEPVFRPPFDRFWYPPRKAREEFDKRGWRTVINHQTRNVPHVGHEFLMKNAAFTGDLEPCHGILVNAIIGVKRRGDYPDEAICEGHEAVNTGGYIKNSRHLPTICLWDMRYGNPLESLLHGIIRQNMGCTHHMFGRDHAAVGEYYDKWSTQILWNEGIPSFGFDAPPTDVPYGLEIRPQNMREFSFCPTCKEMAYSETCGHEREKLSGSFLRGMVAQGVQPPSIIMRPEVFKVVVKWWKHFGYPFCNEKYVINKEKELEVDLKDL; from the coding sequence ATGTCACGTTTCTTAATTAAAAGGCCATTGCCTCATGGAGGCAGACTCGTGGAGCGCGTTGTTAGGGACCCTGAGCGTGCGAAGAAGATGATCAAGGGGTGCCCCACCTATGACATCCAGCCAACACTTCATTATGAAACAGGTGTTCCAGTTAGAAATGTCTATCGCGAGATTATGAGTATCTGCTATGGATTTTTCAGTCCCGTAGAAGGCTCCATGTGCCAGGCCGAAGTAGAGAGGATCTTAAAGGAGAGGAGGCTATTGAACGAGTGGATCTTCCCATATCCACTTGTTTTCGACATCAGCAAAGAAGATTACAAGAAGCTTGGTGTAGGCTCTGGTGACAGGCTTGTCCTCAATCTCAAAGGTAAGCCTTTTGCAATCCTTGATATCGAGGAGGTCTGGGAGATCTCAGATACAGAAGAGCTTGCACACAAGACTTTTGGAACTCCCGAAGATAATCCAGAGGTTGTAAGAGAAAGGTTCAATAAAAAACATCCTGGTTGGGTTATTTATAAGAGCCTCAATCCAATAGTCCTTGCAGGTAAGTACACCATCATTAATGAGCCAGTATTTCGCCCACCCTTTGACCGTTTCTGGTATCCACCAAGAAAGGCAAGGGAAGAGTTTGACAAGAGGGGCTGGAGGACAGTCATTAACCACCAGACCCGTAATGTGCCACACGTTGGCCATGAATTCCTAATGAAAAATGCCGCCTTTACAGGTGACCTTGAACCCTGCCATGGTATTCTTGTAAATGCTATCATTGGTGTGAAACGCCGTGGTGACTATCCAGATGAGGCTATCTGCGAAGGTCATGAGGCTGTCAACACCGGTGGCTACATCAAGAATTCAAGACACCTTCCAACAATCTGTCTCTGGGATATGCGTTATGGTAACCCCTTGGAGAGCCTCCTCCATGGAATCATTCGTCAGAACATGGGATGTACACACCACATGTTCGGACGTGACCATGCAGCAGTAGGTGAATACTATGATAAGTGGTCAACCCAGATCCTCTGGAATGAAGGGATTCCAAGTTTTGGGTTTGATGCACCACCAACTGACGTCCCATATGGACTCGAGATCAGACCACAGAACATGAGAGAATTCTCCTTCTGCCCAACCTGTAAGGAGATGGCATACAGCGAGACCTGTGGTCACGAGCGTGAGAAGCTCAGCGGAAGCTTCCTCCGCGGTATGGTTGCACAGGGTGTCCAACCCCCAAGCATCATTATGCGTCCTGAGGTATTCAAGGTAGTTGTGAAGTGGTGGAAGCACTTTGGTTATCCATTCTGCAACGAGAAGTACGTGATTAACAAAGAGAAAGAGTTGGAAGTGGACTTAAAGGACCTTTAA